A window from Bos mutus isolate GX-2022 chromosome 1, NWIPB_WYAK_1.1, whole genome shotgun sequence encodes these proteins:
- the GPR87 gene encoding G-protein coupled receptor 87 produces the protein MGLNLTLAKLPDNELHGPGNHTPSNTSDGSGKNTTVHNEFDTIVLPGLYLVIFVASILLNGLAVWIFFHIRNKTSFIFYLKNIVVADLIMTLTFPFRIVHDAGLGPWYFKFILCRYSSVLFYANMYTSIVFLGLISIDRYLKVVKPFGDSRMYSITFTKVLSVCVWVLMAVLSLPNIILTNVQPTRENIHECTKLKSPLGVKWHNAITYINSCLFVVVLVILIGCYIAISRYIHKSSRQFISQSSRKRKHNQSIRVVVAVFFTCFLPYHLCRIPFTFSHLDRLLDESAHKILYYCKEMTLFLSACNVCLDPIIYFFMCRSFSRRLFKKSNIRTRSESIRSLQSVRRSEVRIYYDYTDV, from the exons ATGGGGCTCAACTTGACACTTGCAAAATTACCAG ATAATGAGCTGCATGGCCCAGGGAATCACACCCCAAGTAACACAAGCGATGGATCTGGAAAGAACACCACCGTTCACAACGAATTCGACACTATCGTCTTGCCTGGGCTTTACCTCGTTATATTCGTGGCAAGCATCTTGCTGAATGGTCTAGCAGTATGGATCTTCTTTCACATTAGGAATAAAACCAGCTTCATATTTTATCTCAAAAACATAGTGGTTGCCGACCTCATAATGACACTGACGTTTCCATTTCGAATAGTCCATGATGCAGGACTTGGACCTTGGTACTTCAAGTTTATCCTCTGCAGATACTCTTCGGTTTTATTTTACGCCAACATGTATACTTCCATTGTGTTTCTCGGGCTGATAAGCATTGATCGCTACCTGAAGGTGGTAAAGCCATTTGGCGACTCTCGCATGTACAGCATAACCTTTACAAAGGTTTTATCTGTCTGTGTTTGGGTGCTCATGGCTGTCCTGTCCTTGCCAAACATCATTCTAACCAATGTCCAACCAACTAGGGAAAATATTCATGAGTGCACGAAACTTAAGAGTCCTCTGGGAGTGAAATGGCATAATGCCATCACTTACATCAACAGCTGCTTGTTCGTGGTTGTGCTGGTGATACTGATCGGGTGTTACATTGCCATTTCCAGGTACATTCACAAATCCAGCAGGCAATTCATAAGCCAGTCAAGCCGAAAGCGAAAACACAACCAGAGCATTAGAGTGGTCGTGGCTGTGTTCTTCACCTGTTTTCTACCCTATCACTTGTGTAGGATTCCCTTTACTTTCAGTCACTTGGACAGACTTTTAGATGAGTCGGCACACAAAATCCTGTATTACTGCAAAGAAATGACACTTTTCTTGTCTGCGTGCAACGTGTGCCTGGACCCAATCATTTACTTTTTCATGTGTCGCTCATTTTCAAGAAGGCTATTCAAAAAATCAAACATCAGAACGAGGAGCGAAAGCATCCGATCACTACAGAGTGTTAGAAGATCCGAGGTCCGCATATACTATGATTATACTGACGTGTAG